A window of the Gemmatimonadales bacterium genome harbors these coding sequences:
- a CDS encoding PIN domain-containing protein, protein MAALVDTNILVYRHDPRFPEKQRVATELLRRGIAEDSIRVPHQAIVEFVAAVTRVKLRGRALLTPDEARREAEEMLLQFEVLYPNDALVRLALRGAAAYQFGWFDAHLWAYAEIFGLSELYSEDFQHGRLYGSVRITDPFR, encoded by the coding sequence GTGGCCGCACTCGTTGACACGAACATTCTCGTCTACCGTCACGACCCGCGCTTTCCGGAGAAACAGCGGGTCGCGACGGAACTCCTGCGCCGAGGCATCGCGGAGGATTCGATTCGCGTCCCCCACCAGGCGATCGTCGAGTTCGTCGCCGCCGTCACCCGCGTCAAGCTCCGCGGGCGGGCGCTCCTCACACCCGACGAGGCGCGGCGGGAAGCCGAAGAGATGCTGCTCCAGTTCGAGGTGCTGTACCCGAACGACGCGCTGGTACGACTGGCCCTGCGCGGCGCGGCCGCATATCAGTTCGGGTGGTTCGACGCGCACCTGTGGGCGTATGCCGAGATCTTCGGCCTGAGCGAGCTGTACTCTGAGGATTTCCAGCATGGGCGGCTGTACGGCAGCGTGAGGATCACCGACCCGTTCCGGTAG